CGATGACCCAACTGGCAATCGTTCTCCGTGAGCGCCACGTACGCGCTCTCCCGAATGAGCGCATGTCGAAAAACGAATTGCTCCTGCCCCAGAAAAACGGCTCTGCCTTTGCCGCTGAATCAACTCATGTTCGACAAGCTCCTCGAGCAGCGTCTGAAGGGGCCTGAGCTTCGGTGTTCATCCCGAGCAACTCGGCCAAACCGCCCCGGAAAACACCTCGCCAAACACGCTCGCCGCCCGCAAGCAGCGTCGAGTTTCTGGGGATAGCCCCTCGAGCCGAGAGATTGAACCACCGCCAGCACGGTATCTGGCAACTCGTCGCTTTCGTTGCCAATCGTTGTCCGCTCTCCAATCGTGCGCACCAATTCTTCCAGGTAAAATGCATTTCTCGGCTCGGGCGACGAGACGCGCCAGCAGCGTGGAGTTTGCCCGGTCACCCAATGCCTGCACGACCATTTTTTCACTCGCTTTTCGAGATAGCGGTTGCAAACGCACGACGTTGACCGAGCGTTCACTCCACAAGTGTGGAAAAACTCTTCCACTTCCGGTCGCGCAAGGGCCAAAACCAGCAATGGTTGGTCCGTCAGATTCGTAACGCTCCGTCGACGAAACGCACGGTGGGCAAGTCTCCCATTGGAGGCCTTCGGAGCACGAGCACCACCGGATGATGCGGTTTCGGCATGCAGGAATTCTCGAATGCTCGGCGGAGTTGTTCGCTCATCAGCCGAGCATCTCGACGCGCTGCCTGGAGGTGCGGACTTACCGCATCAGGAAATGGCACGCCGACCAATTCACCAAGGAATTTCTGAAATACGTCCGACGTCGGTCGAGGGCACATGTCGGGCCACCTGCTCGCGTATCTTTCGTTGTTGCACCTCGATGGGAACGCCTTCTGCAGATCAAAACACCGCGTAACATATGTGCTAAGAGCGCGAACGCGCGACCCCGCGGCCAACAGATCACCACGACCGTCCATACGTCGAAGTCCGCCGATGTACGTCGAATCGAATGCAAAAATTCATACAAGAGGCGTGATTTGCCCATACCCGCCTCGGCCATGACCAAAATCGCCGTGGCCACTTGGTCGTCCGTACATTGTTGAAAATGGTCCTCGAGGGTCTGGATCTCCGCGTCTCGTCCGATGAATGCCGTTGGTTTGCCCAAGAGCGTGCGGAGTTCCTGCATGGCGCACACCATTCAACGTGTACACCGTACCTACGCGACGAACATCAAAACGGCCATCGAGCAGATGGGCGGATGTTTCATCCATCAGACATGTCCGAGGAATTCACTGGTGTTGCATTCCACGACCATCTTTGGCCGCT
Above is a window of Polyangiaceae bacterium DNA encoding:
- a CDS encoding ATP-binding protein, whose protein sequence is MQELRTLLGKPTAFIGRDAEIQTLEDHFQQCTDDQVATAILVMAEAGMGKSRLLYEFLHSIRRTSADFDVWTVVVICWPRGRAFALLAHMLRGVLICRRRSHRGATTKDTRAGGPTCALDRRRTYFRNSLVNWSACHFLMR